The Peribacillus sp. FSL E2-0218 genome contains a region encoding:
- a CDS encoding ABC transporter substrate-binding protein, with amino-acid sequence MKCTQRFSWISMLMLALFLTGCGVTDQSAKDDKKANEAKSYTVTDDTGKKIKFYKAPEKVVSLQPSNTEILFALGQGKKVVGVTDFDNYPEEAKKIEHVSDSVNINAEKIIALKPDAIIAYTVGDEATLKPLEDAGIPIFIIKSAANFDDVYGDIEQIAKVMGVTKKGDALVKDIKSQIASVEEKVGTLDEQEQTYFEISPAPEIYTTGDETFQQEILETAGIKNVFADQKGWVKISGEEVVKRNPETILTTATYVKDAVDEIKSRKGWEEIAAVKNDDVHLLDESVMSRPGPRIGEAVELAAKTVYPDLFK; translated from the coding sequence ATGAAATGTACCCAAAGATTCAGCTGGATTTCCATGCTTATGCTCGCCCTTTTCCTTACAGGATGTGGCGTAACGGATCAATCTGCAAAAGATGATAAAAAAGCGAACGAGGCGAAGAGCTATACCGTTACAGATGATACTGGAAAGAAAATAAAATTCTATAAGGCACCAGAAAAAGTCGTTTCACTGCAGCCTAGCAATACCGAAATTCTATTTGCCTTAGGACAGGGGAAGAAAGTGGTTGGCGTGACGGACTTCGATAATTATCCCGAGGAAGCGAAGAAAATCGAACATGTTTCAGATTCCGTGAATATCAATGCAGAAAAGATCATAGCCCTGAAGCCAGATGCGATCATCGCTTATACCGTTGGCGATGAAGCGACGCTGAAGCCACTCGAAGATGCCGGCATCCCTATATTCATCATTAAATCGGCAGCCAATTTCGATGACGTATACGGAGATATTGAGCAGATTGCCAAAGTGATGGGAGTTACCAAGAAAGGCGATGCATTGGTGAAGGATATCAAATCCCAAATAGCAAGTGTCGAGGAAAAAGTGGGAACCTTGGATGAACAGGAGCAAACATATTTTGAAATCAGTCCGGCTCCGGAAATCTATACAACAGGTGACGAAACCTTCCAACAAGAAATCCTGGAAACCGCTGGCATTAAAAACGTCTTTGCCGACCAAAAGGGCTGGGTTAAAATATCCGGGGAAGAAGTCGTCAAGCGCAACCCGGAAACGATCCTTACCACTGCAACCTATGTAAAAGATGCCGTTGATGAAATAAAATCACGTAAAGGTTGGGAAGAAATCGCTGCCGTGAAAAACGATGACGTCCACCTGCTTGATGAAAGTGTCATGTCCCGTCCCGGACCAAGGATCGGTGAAGCGGTAGAACTTGCTGCTAAAACCGTTTACCCGGACTTATTTAAATAA
- a CDS encoding DUF58 domain-containing protein codes for MATSFCFAMFQGGFVSWFIFYSFLPFAAYAMILLFYPLHSITVERNVSKRECQAGETVEMNLTFTRKNRLPLLFLVIEEELPGDMEDSEDSEDSGIYRKALIFPGFKRTISLSYALEGLPRGEHRFQSIRFLIGDFFGLVEKEAIFDSPMNITVFPTYHELDSLYLDQLFNQGQAGPTKKTHREHSVVSGVREYQPGDQLSWINWKATARTSEIMTKEFEVQKNRDVWIILDNQPSISFEESIIAAASFVHSLLKKGIQVGYASTSSSLILPAGAGRNQRRKIFTRLAKERTDETNALADKGRKGNLPANAAVIFIVSDLTREKMELLNAFRTNRGLTMLCMKNPENLLDEEKRVMTTAMTKGIKVSFIEHEQLRFDRTGVMAK; via the coding sequence ATGGCCACTTCCTTTTGCTTTGCGATGTTTCAAGGCGGATTTGTCAGTTGGTTCATTTTTTATTCGTTTTTGCCCTTTGCCGCGTATGCCATGATTCTGCTGTTTTATCCCCTTCACTCCATTACGGTTGAAAGAAACGTCAGCAAAAGAGAATGCCAGGCAGGTGAAACCGTTGAAATGAACCTGACGTTCACCCGTAAGAACCGGCTCCCGCTCTTATTTCTGGTGATAGAGGAGGAATTGCCAGGAGATATGGAAGATAGTGAAGATAGTGAAGATAGTGGGATTTATAGAAAGGCGCTGATCTTCCCTGGGTTCAAGCGTACCATCAGCTTGTCGTATGCTTTGGAGGGCCTGCCACGTGGTGAGCATAGGTTCCAATCGATCCGTTTTTTGATAGGGGACTTTTTTGGACTCGTTGAAAAGGAGGCGATATTCGATTCTCCTATGAATATAACCGTTTTCCCTACGTATCATGAGCTTGACTCCCTATATCTCGATCAATTGTTCAATCAGGGACAAGCAGGCCCGACAAAGAAAACACATCGGGAACATTCGGTGGTATCCGGGGTGAGGGAGTATCAGCCAGGTGATCAGCTTTCATGGATCAACTGGAAAGCGACGGCTCGAACGAGTGAGATCATGACGAAGGAATTCGAAGTGCAAAAAAATCGGGATGTATGGATCATCCTTGATAACCAGCCATCGATATCATTTGAAGAATCCATTATTGCGGCGGCTTCCTTTGTCCACAGCCTGTTAAAAAAGGGCATCCAGGTTGGTTATGCGAGTACGTCTTCGAGTCTAATCCTGCCTGCCGGGGCGGGCAGGAACCAGAGAAGGAAGATTTTTACCAGACTTGCTAAAGAAAGAACGGATGAAACAAATGCATTAGCTGATAAAGGAAGGAAGGGAAATTTGCCGGCAAACGCAGCCGTGATTTTCATCGTATCCGATTTGACCAGGGAAAAGATGGAACTATTAAATGCTTTCCGCACTAATCGAGGGTTAACGATGTTATGCATGAAGAATCCGGAAAATCTACTGGATGAGGAAAAAAGGGTAATGACTACTGCTATGACAAAAGGAATCAAGGTTAGCTTTATTGAACATGAGCAGCTGCGGTTCGATAGAACGGGGGTGATGGCAAAATGA
- the esaA gene encoding type VII secretion protein EsaA — protein sequence MSEKIKPVLLIAKILVILALPILFFSYIGQNPMKKLETASREIAIVNEDNGTEFNEKPIYVGSELVTTLDKDSEYEWIVVNRSTAESGLANEKYDAVIYFPSDFSKNIYTFNDERPIKAGIKYKVQTSLNAENMEKVQKELEKTKSKMNKHISTQYWSYVSQSVEDIRKKFDNVLAKEIAFQNTMYEFYTPSSESLAGSIKQHKDMLEGVFAETKDAGKTSNETMDEMGHTKAQMASFVKDVASFEEYQKNQSKLFMDASSQNQQLVKDSVQAYGKVLDEGSQQIPEIQQGMSAKYSLNDKDFSENVGIMKERLDSSNAELETFTTNLKGKQVDQISKISQEQQSSIEQFKQTEELDLDKLQAAMLAQRGNLASGSGDGTDATGGNGAKIEDIETETGMGEAADAPTKKDPIDELSLQALLDQINGIQSALAGLVPAEGSEGAAEQLNILTAELQAEINNLSGTVNGRTGNYNQVITEFNALVDSYNQLLEQHKQLQADYHELGSDYKDLGDEWKKSQEDIEELQNIQNMTIDEAIAKIRSSEQSLLEKVGGERRAVLVQVFNDSITNRNANELLSYYGSLSSYSELAERVTAAKVDKIFAANIKELENLKNGVSPNVDEGAKLVKTSLAGVDDNFGVFSDSILGFMKEYDANVKAGQEATLAELAAITVRAQEVSAQMSDHMEPPEIETEPPLNLDGEMFVTLQDNTATTVGFISELVNSVAERQETVTKDTADLQVKVGSVQERADQLNDNWSKNVDSTVQIKTDVYSVLNNTLVDDQQNGYVYEYLANPVQISGEVLQQEKVNIPPIVMLVIILISGLLIGFFLHHYGSLPMMVHAALNALLNLIVGLIISIYGLKIYPLGDMQEIKWTVFTVLLLFFCSACTRLAFSIGPFVGAMLVIGLISFFMIPLLDLIMPNFNVDHPVADVYMSIQFGDQSAFIPAIIILMILTLIGSVIPYIVKRFTERREMAHEAE from the coding sequence GTGTCTGAAAAAATTAAACCGGTGCTGTTAATCGCTAAAATACTCGTGATTTTAGCGCTGCCAATTTTGTTTTTTTCTTATATTGGTCAAAATCCAATGAAGAAACTGGAAACGGCATCCCGTGAAATCGCGATCGTCAACGAAGATAATGGCACTGAATTCAATGAAAAGCCGATTTACGTCGGTTCGGAACTTGTTACGACATTGGACAAGGATTCTGAATATGAGTGGATCGTAGTTAACCGAAGCACGGCTGAAAGCGGGCTTGCCAATGAAAAGTATGATGCCGTTATCTACTTCCCGTCCGATTTTTCAAAGAATATTTATACGTTCAATGATGAACGGCCAATCAAGGCGGGGATAAAGTATAAGGTACAAACAAGTTTAAATGCAGAGAATATGGAAAAGGTACAAAAGGAATTAGAAAAGACAAAAAGCAAAATGAACAAGCATATTTCAACACAGTATTGGAGTTATGTTTCCCAATCAGTCGAGGACATCCGCAAGAAATTCGATAATGTCCTTGCAAAGGAAATCGCCTTTCAAAATACGATGTATGAATTCTATACACCTAGCTCGGAAAGCCTTGCCGGGAGTATAAAGCAGCATAAGGATATGCTTGAAGGGGTATTCGCCGAAACGAAGGATGCCGGGAAGACGAGTAATGAAACCATGGATGAAATGGGTCATACAAAAGCCCAAATGGCTTCCTTCGTAAAAGATGTCGCCTCGTTCGAGGAATATCAAAAAAATCAAAGCAAACTTTTCATGGACGCTTCGAGCCAAAATCAGCAGCTAGTCAAGGACAGTGTGCAAGCTTATGGCAAGGTGTTGGATGAGGGGAGCCAACAGATTCCTGAGATTCAGCAAGGAATGAGTGCCAAGTACAGCCTAAATGACAAAGACTTTAGTGAAAACGTCGGGATCATGAAGGAGAGGCTGGACTCCAGCAATGCTGAGTTGGAAACCTTCACAACAAACCTGAAAGGAAAGCAAGTCGATCAAATTTCGAAAATCTCTCAAGAACAACAAAGCTCGATTGAACAATTCAAACAAACGGAAGAGTTAGACCTTGATAAGCTTCAGGCTGCCATGCTTGCGCAAAGAGGAAACCTTGCAAGCGGCTCTGGCGATGGGACGGATGCCACTGGAGGGAACGGTGCAAAGATAGAGGATATCGAGACTGAAACGGGTATGGGGGAGGCGGCAGATGCCCCTACAAAGAAGGATCCAATCGATGAGCTCTCGCTGCAGGCATTACTGGACCAAATCAATGGCATCCAATCGGCCCTTGCAGGTTTGGTGCCGGCTGAGGGGAGTGAAGGAGCTGCTGAGCAACTCAATATTCTTACAGCAGAACTCCAAGCAGAAATCAATAACCTCAGCGGAACGGTGAACGGCAGAACCGGGAATTATAATCAAGTGATAACGGAGTTCAATGCACTGGTAGATTCATATAATCAACTGCTGGAACAGCATAAGCAGCTACAAGCTGATTATCATGAACTTGGCTCCGATTACAAGGATCTTGGCGATGAATGGAAAAAGTCACAGGAGGATATAGAGGAGCTGCAGAACATCCAAAATATGACCATCGACGAGGCCATCGCGAAGATCAGGAGTTCCGAGCAGAGCCTCCTTGAAAAAGTGGGGGGAGAAAGGCGCGCGGTGCTGGTGCAGGTCTTTAATGATTCCATCACCAACCGTAATGCAAATGAGCTCCTATCCTATTATGGCTCGCTGTCATCTTACAGTGAATTGGCTGAACGAGTCACGGCAGCGAAAGTCGATAAAATATTTGCAGCCAATATAAAGGAATTGGAAAACCTGAAAAATGGGGTTTCCCCAAACGTGGATGAGGGAGCGAAACTCGTCAAAACAAGTTTAGCAGGAGTCGATGATAATTTCGGAGTGTTCTCCGACTCCATCTTAGGTTTTATGAAGGAATATGATGCAAACGTAAAAGCGGGGCAGGAAGCAACGTTAGCTGAGTTGGCGGCAATTACCGTACGTGCTCAAGAAGTATCTGCCCAAATGTCGGATCATATGGAGCCACCTGAAATAGAAACGGAACCGCCGTTGAACCTTGATGGTGAAATGTTTGTAACGCTTCAAGATAATACAGCGACAACTGTCGGCTTCATCTCCGAGCTTGTCAATTCGGTGGCCGAGCGTCAAGAAACGGTTACGAAGGATACCGCCGACCTGCAAGTGAAAGTGGGCTCCGTACAGGAAAGGGCCGATCAGCTTAATGATAATTGGTCAAAAAACGTGGATTCGACCGTTCAAATCAAGACGGACGTATACAGTGTCTTGAATAACACGCTAGTCGATGATCAGCAGAATGGGTATGTGTATGAGTATTTAGCGAATCCCGTTCAAATCAGCGGAGAAGTCCTTCAGCAGGAAAAGGTCAATATCCCGCCGATCGTCATGTTGGTGATCATCCTCATTTCCGGCTTATTGATCGGTTTTTTCCTGCATCATTATGGATCCCTTCCAATGATGGTCCATGCAGCACTGAACGCTTTATTGAATTTAATTGTAGGTTTGATCATCAGCATCTATGGCTTGAAAATATATCCTTTGGGGGATATGCAGGAGATTAAATGGACCGTTTTCACCGTCCTGCTGTTATTCTTCTGTTCTGCATGCACCCGGCTTGCCTTCTCCATCGGGCCGTTTGTCGGGGCGATGCTGGTGATTGGTTTGATTAGTTTCTTCATGATTCCATTATTGGATTTGATCATGCCTAATTTCAACGTCGATCATCCGGTTGCAGACGTATACATGTCCATCCAATTCGGTGATCAGTCGGCATTCATTCCGGCCATCATCATTTTGATGATACTGACGCTCATCGGATCGGTCATTCCCTATATAGTGAAGCGCTTTACAGAAAGAAGAGAAATGGCCCATGAAGCGGAATAA
- a CDS encoding MoxR family ATPase, with protein MIYKQANQKLEKVLGNIEKVIIGKRDIAELSIVALLSGGHVLLEDVPGVGKTVMVRALAKSISASFKRIQFTPDLLPSDVTGVSIFNPKEQAFIFRPGPIMGHIILADEINRTSPKTQSALLEAMEEASVTIDGVTRGLEQPFFVMATQNPIEYEGTYPLPEAQLDRFLLKMKMGYPSVAEEIEVLQRAQYMAPLEELESVITLEELKALQAEAKMVIVDDTIKGYIVELANETRSHQAVYLGVSPRGSIALMKAAQAYALIQGRDYVLPDDVQYLAPFVFSHRLILKPEANYDGFDAEMVITEIVAKTHVPVKRALS; from the coding sequence ATGATTTATAAGCAGGCAAATCAAAAACTGGAAAAGGTTCTAGGAAATATTGAAAAAGTGATTATCGGAAAGCGGGATATTGCAGAACTGAGCATCGTCGCACTGCTTTCCGGTGGGCATGTTTTATTGGAGGATGTTCCGGGAGTAGGCAAGACAGTCATGGTCCGGGCGCTTGCCAAATCGATAAGTGCGAGCTTTAAGCGAATACAATTCACGCCTGATTTACTCCCTTCCGATGTAACCGGCGTTTCGATTTTCAACCCAAAGGAACAAGCGTTCATTTTTCGGCCAGGACCGATAATGGGACATATTATTTTGGCAGATGAAATTAACCGGACCTCTCCGAAAACGCAGTCTGCCCTGCTTGAAGCGATGGAGGAGGCAAGTGTGACGATCGATGGCGTCACCAGGGGATTGGAGCAGCCCTTTTTTGTCATGGCGACGCAGAACCCGATTGAGTACGAGGGCACATATCCGCTTCCGGAAGCGCAATTGGATCGATTCCTGTTAAAAATGAAGATGGGCTACCCGAGTGTTGCGGAAGAAATCGAGGTCCTGCAAAGAGCTCAATACATGGCTCCGCTTGAAGAGCTGGAATCAGTCATCACCTTGGAAGAATTGAAGGCCCTGCAGGCAGAGGCTAAGATGGTGATCGTGGATGACACAATAAAAGGATATATTGTTGAACTGGCCAATGAAACGAGGAGCCATCAGGCTGTCTATCTTGGGGTCAGTCCGCGTGGATCGATTGCTTTGATGAAGGCAGCCCAAGCTTATGCACTAATACAGGGCAGGGATTATGTCCTGCCGGATGATGTTCAATATTTAGCTCCGTTCGTTTTCTCCCACCGCCTGATTTTAAAACCTGAAGCGAATTATGATGGCTTCGATGCTGAAATGGTGATCACCGAAATTGTCGCGAAGACTCATGTGCCTGTGAAACGGGCCTTGTCATAA
- the essC gene encoding type VII secretion protein EssC, with the protein MSLLWIYSQRTYQSYTIKDQHNGPITIGPAKKDTIRIHSLPFEHGSIELRKRDGLHEYEVYGGEKKLGDVKPLQSFTFREGDETVDIFYIAGQSEESLYYIGNLKEITVSHKAEATFRKEGTLSWNGLSMVFLRGRWFLMPDEKSRVFLNGERLAAKAPIQNGDLIFLPNMTLRLIEGDLLMVHSAETYATSLPEMKKPISEMKKSYPQFRRTPRMIYDLPDEKVTISFPSQESEDNNRGLWLILMPPLMMLIVMGVITIVQPRGIFIIISIVMFTTTLVTSTAQYFKDKKKQKFREEKRQRVYTRYLDQKREELQELSEKQRNVLFYHYPSFERMKQLTESISDRIWERTLESEDALHFKIGTATISSSYEVSVNSNDMSNREIDELLERSQELVDVYKNLEALPLSIDLSHGSMGLVGKESIVKRELQQLIGQLAFFHSYHDVRFVAIFPETDYQEWEWMKWLPHFQLPHAYARGFIYNEQSRDQLLTSIYQLLRERDLDENKGKARFTPHIVFIVTDRQLIAEHVILEYLEGRADDLGISTIFAADAKESLTENVHTLVKYINDRQGDILIQQSKAVHTPFTLDVHAREGNERFARTLRSLDHQKGMNNSIPETVSFLELLRAREVEDLPIGKNWLTNQSSKSLAVPIGLKGRTDRVELNLHEKAHGPHGLVAGTTGSGKSELLQTYILSLAVHYHPHEVAFLLIDYKGGGMAQPFRQIPHLLGVITNIEGSKNFSARALASINSELKKRQRLFDRYEVNHINDYTDLYKEGKAEEPLPHLFLISDEFAELKNEEPDFIRELVSTARIGRSLGVHLILATQKPGGVIDNQIWSNARFKISLKVQDANDSKEILKNGDAANITVTGRGYLQVGNNEVYELFQSAWSGAPYLEDTAGSEDEVALVTDLGLVQISSVSEQAASRRKEKISEIEAVADHIVATQAEMKIEKLASPWLPPLQARLSRSGESSLTSNQIHLGMKDEPELQSQTNYIYNWLEDGNIGIFGSSGYGKSTTALTLLFSFADQFSPEELHYYLFDFGNSALLPLRQLPHTGDYFRFDELRKIEKFMLFMKAEIERRKQLFSQKELSNIKLYNALAEEKLPIIYITVDNFDLVKDEMQDQEAQLIQFARDGQSLGIFMILTATRINAIRQPLMNNLKTKVVHYLMDSSEQYSVLGRTPYENEPVPGRALVKKDQTYLVQVYLPADGADDIAVLAEMKQAVAEHKGKYREYPKPPAIAMLPTHLDTGSFKEYWTQAIKKEAIPIGLSEESVTPVCVELNVDPFLLVLGQSRKGKTNVLRVLMESLLTQSIGEIGLFDGIDRGLSSYAPIEKVRYVETKDQITEWLDHITEIFEEREREYLAALELKPMEQEEYKAIIFVIDSISRFQQTIDGRIQDRISGMMKQYSHLGFRLIVAGNANDFTKGYDSLTTELKQVRQAVLLLKKSDQSLYTLSYSRKEEEIQPGYGYFVQNGRECKIQIPLSEERRRVHESV; encoded by the coding sequence ATGAGTTTATTATGGATTTATTCCCAGCGAACCTACCAATCCTATACGATCAAGGATCAGCATAACGGCCCCATTACGATTGGGCCAGCAAAAAAGGATACAATCCGCATCCATTCGTTGCCTTTCGAACATGGATCTATCGAGCTGAGAAAACGGGATGGGCTCCATGAATATGAGGTATATGGAGGAGAAAAGAAGCTTGGTGATGTAAAGCCGTTACAGAGCTTCACGTTTCGTGAGGGAGATGAAACGGTCGATATTTTTTATATAGCAGGACAATCGGAAGAAAGCCTCTATTATATCGGCAACTTGAAAGAAATCACTGTATCACACAAGGCGGAAGCCACTTTCCGTAAGGAAGGAACCCTTTCGTGGAATGGCTTATCCATGGTTTTTCTTCGAGGGCGATGGTTTCTAATGCCCGATGAAAAAAGCAGGGTTTTCCTGAATGGTGAAAGGCTGGCAGCAAAAGCACCCATTCAAAATGGCGATCTCATTTTTTTGCCTAATATGACACTGAGGTTGATTGAAGGCGACTTACTAATGGTTCATAGTGCCGAAACCTATGCAACATCCTTACCTGAAATGAAGAAGCCGATCTCGGAAATGAAGAAAAGCTATCCCCAATTTCGCCGGACTCCAAGGATGATCTATGATTTGCCTGACGAGAAAGTGACAATCTCATTTCCGAGCCAGGAATCGGAAGATAATAATAGAGGGTTATGGCTCATCCTGATGCCGCCGCTGATGATGTTGATTGTCATGGGTGTCATTACGATCGTTCAGCCGCGGGGGATATTCATCATCATATCGATTGTGATGTTCACCACGACTTTGGTAACCTCGACGGCACAATACTTTAAAGATAAAAAGAAACAAAAATTCAGGGAAGAAAAACGCCAACGTGTCTACACAAGATATCTAGATCAAAAACGGGAGGAACTGCAAGAACTTTCTGAAAAGCAAAGGAATGTGCTTTTCTATCATTATCCATCCTTCGAAAGGATGAAGCAGCTAACCGAAAGTATCAGTGACCGTATATGGGAGCGAACCTTGGAAAGTGAAGACGCACTCCACTTTAAGATCGGGACGGCGACGATATCGTCAAGCTATGAGGTCTCGGTCAACAGTAACGATATGTCCAATCGAGAAATTGATGAATTACTCGAGCGGTCACAGGAACTTGTCGATGTATACAAAAACCTGGAGGCTCTTCCGTTATCAATCGATTTATCTCATGGATCGATGGGGCTTGTCGGAAAGGAGTCGATCGTTAAACGGGAGTTGCAACAATTGATTGGGCAGCTGGCATTTTTCCATAGTTATCATGATGTCCGGTTTGTGGCCATCTTTCCGGAAACCGACTACCAGGAATGGGAATGGATGAAATGGCTTCCCCATTTTCAACTGCCTCACGCCTATGCAAGAGGATTCATATACAATGAACAATCACGCGATCAGCTATTGACTTCGATTTATCAGCTTTTGAGGGAGCGGGATTTGGATGAAAACAAAGGAAAAGCGAGGTTCACTCCTCATATTGTCTTCATCGTTACGGATCGCCAGTTAATTGCTGAGCATGTCATATTGGAATACTTGGAAGGCAGAGCGGATGATTTGGGCATCTCGACAATTTTTGCTGCCGATGCAAAAGAAAGTTTGACGGAAAATGTTCATACACTCGTGAAGTATATAAACGATCGCCAAGGTGATATTCTCATCCAGCAATCGAAGGCTGTCCATACTCCCTTTACACTTGATGTCCATGCTAGAGAAGGTAATGAGCGTTTTGCACGGACGCTGCGCTCACTAGATCATCAAAAGGGCATGAACAATTCAATCCCAGAAACGGTGTCCTTTTTGGAACTGTTGAGGGCACGAGAAGTGGAGGACCTGCCGATCGGCAAGAACTGGCTTACCAACCAATCCTCCAAATCCTTGGCCGTACCGATTGGTCTGAAAGGAAGAACGGATAGAGTTGAATTGAATCTGCATGAAAAGGCGCATGGACCTCATGGATTGGTGGCTGGGACGACGGGTTCGGGGAAAAGTGAACTGCTGCAAACCTACATCCTATCGTTAGCCGTTCATTATCATCCACATGAAGTAGCCTTTTTGCTCATCGATTATAAAGGCGGGGGAATGGCGCAGCCATTCAGGCAGATTCCCCATCTGCTTGGAGTGATTACGAATATTGAGGGAAGCAAGAACTTCAGCGCAAGGGCCCTTGCCTCCATCAATAGCGAATTGAAAAAACGCCAGCGCCTATTCGATCGATATGAAGTCAATCACATCAACGACTACACGGATTTGTACAAAGAAGGAAAAGCGGAAGAACCGTTGCCGCATTTATTTTTAATATCAGATGAGTTTGCCGAGCTTAAGAATGAGGAGCCGGATTTCATCCGTGAATTAGTCAGCACTGCCAGAATTGGTCGAAGCTTGGGTGTTCATTTGATTCTTGCCACGCAAAAGCCCGGCGGTGTCATAGATAACCAGATATGGAGTAATGCCCGCTTCAAGATTTCCCTAAAGGTGCAGGATGCCAATGATAGCAAGGAAATCCTTAAAAATGGCGATGCCGCAAATATCACGGTCACGGGGCGGGGATATTTGCAGGTAGGCAATAACGAGGTGTACGAACTGTTTCAGTCAGCATGGAGCGGTGCCCCTTATTTGGAGGATACGGCGGGATCGGAGGACGAGGTGGCACTGGTCACCGACCTTGGCCTAGTTCAAATCTCGAGTGTTTCGGAACAGGCTGCTAGTCGAAGGAAAGAAAAAATCAGTGAAATCGAAGCCGTTGCCGATCATATCGTGGCGACACAGGCAGAAATGAAGATCGAGAAGCTGGCAAGCCCATGGCTTCCGCCCCTTCAAGCTCGCCTATCGAGAAGCGGTGAAAGCAGCCTGACGAGCAATCAAATCCATCTCGGAATGAAGGATGAACCGGAATTGCAAAGCCAGACAAATTATATCTATAACTGGTTGGAGGATGGAAATATCGGGATATTCGGTTCTTCCGGATACGGTAAATCAACTACGGCTTTGACCCTGCTCTTTAGCTTTGCCGATCAATTCTCTCCTGAAGAACTACATTATTATTTGTTCGATTTTGGCAATAGCGCGTTACTGCCATTGCGCCAGCTGCCCCATACAGGGGATTACTTCCGATTCGATGAGCTTAGGAAAATTGAAAAATTCATGCTATTCATGAAAGCGGAAATCGAAAGGCGCAAGCAGCTTTTTTCGCAAAAGGAGCTTAGTAACATCAAGCTTTATAACGCGTTAGCGGAGGAGAAATTGCCGATTATTTATATCACGGTCGACAATTTCGATTTAGTGAAGGATGAGATGCAAGATCAGGAGGCGCAATTGATCCAGTTTGCACGTGACGGACAATCACTGGGGATTTTCATGATTTTGACGGCGACTAGAATCAATGCCATTCGCCAGCCATTGATGAATAACCTTAAGACGAAAGTGGTTCATTATTTAATGGACAGTTCGGAACAATATTCAGTCCTGGGCAGAACCCCTTATGAAAATGAACCGGTCCCGGGACGAGCTTTGGTGAAAAAAGATCAAACTTATCTCGTGCAGGTCTATTTACCAGCCGATGGAGCCGATGATATAGCCGTTCTGGCAGAAATGAAACAGGCTGTCGCTGAACATAAAGGGAAGTACCGGGAATACCCTAAGCCGCCGGCCATTGCGATGTTGCCGACGCACCTTGATACCGGCTCTTTCAAGGAATACTGGACACAAGCCATCAAGAAAGAGGCCATCCCGATCGGTCTTTCGGAGGAGAGCGTTACACCTGTTTGTGTGGAGCTGAATGTCGATCCATTCTTGCTTGTCCTCGGTCAGTCTAGGAAAGGAAAAACGAATGTGCTAAGAGTGCTCATGGAGTCCTTGCTGACACAATCGATTGGCGAAATAGGCTTATTTGACGGAATCGACCGTGGTTTATCCTCATACGCTCCGATTGAAAAGGTACGTTATGTGGAAACAAAAGATCAGATAACGGAGTGGCTCGATCATATTACGGAAATCTTTGAAGAGCGTGAAAGGGAGTACCTAGCAGCGTTGGAGTTGAAACCGATGGAGCAAGAGGAATACAAAGCCATCATTTTTGTAATTGATAGCATTTCCCGGTTTCAGCAAACGATCGATGGCAGGATCCAGGATCGAATCAGCGGGATGATGAAGCAGTATAGTCATCTTGGTTTCAGACTGATCGTCGCTGGAAATGCCAATGACTTCACCAAGGGGTATGATTCATTGACAACGGAATTGAAGCAAGTCAGGCAGGCAGTCTTGCTCCTGAAAAAATCGGACCAAAGCCTGTATACACTCTCTTATTCGAGAAAAGAAGAAGAAATTCAGCCGGGCTACGGATACTTTGTCCAAAATGGCCGGGAATGTAAAATTCAAATTCCATTAAGTGAAGAAAGAAGGAGAGTGCACGAGAGTGTCTGA
- the essA gene encoding type VII secretion protein EssA: protein MKRNKYVWYILFILFFIDHPHGHAEEPMVEPNEYQEKDIDIQTEYFHEEGLLEQKQRLPEEQKDLSFERGKYDAVDSVTDSLFLSPVTENNNTIASKAEQLGLFKEDGKRMTSEEEAEPSLHFDLTILLVIILALAVVCLFFIIIPKMGKLNGATKRT, encoded by the coding sequence ATGAAGCGGAATAAATATGTATGGTATATCTTGTTCATTTTGTTCTTTATCGATCATCCGCATGGCCACGCCGAGGAGCCGATGGTCGAGCCCAACGAATATCAGGAAAAGGATATTGATATTCAAACGGAGTATTTCCATGAGGAGGGGTTGCTGGAGCAAAAGCAGAGACTGCCTGAGGAACAAAAGGACCTTTCCTTTGAAAGGGGGAAATATGATGCCGTCGATTCGGTGACGGATTCACTGTTTCTTTCCCCAGTAACGGAGAATAATAATACCATCGCTTCAAAGGCCGAACAGCTTGGATTATTCAAAGAGGACGGCAAGCGAATGACAAGCGAAGAAGAAGCGGAGCCCTCGCTTCATTTTGACCTGACGATTTTGCTTGTTATCATTCTAGCGCTTGCGGTCGTGTGTTTGTTTTTTATCATCATCCCGAAAATGGGAAAGCTGAATGGAGCTACTAAACGAACATGA